A stretch of the Acanthochromis polyacanthus isolate Apoly-LR-REF ecotype Palm Island chromosome 22, KAUST_Apoly_ChrSc, whole genome shotgun sequence genome encodes the following:
- the LOC127531815 gene encoding lipoyltransferase 1, mitochondrial-like — MMSQIRRTFFLLRGGNQRSWFWSWSQFRSRSSSLFTDSSSPGLVLQSLSTDVHQNLALEDWIDANVDLQHRSVLLLWRNRPAVVIGRHQNPWAECDLRAMRKAGVALARRRSGGGTVFHDLGNLNLTFFTSKKSYDRKRNLKVVTEALRNLRPELDVRATERLDIVLDGRYKISGTASRLSRQSSYHHCTLLHSADRSSLSAVLRPSCPGIHSNATPSVPSPITNLTDHAPSLQWEELLEAMAQQYNKEFCSGSPTVLVDPSDESVFPGVGHLEAELRGWNWTFGKTPKFLVETSLQLNEVLGSVGLQVKDGRISSCRIQVPPGWVPQQLVEELENVLVGEKFCPNAAAAAVTALLRSENRPIRELCATVLQVMG, encoded by the exons ATGATGTCACAGATCAGACggacattttttcttttgagaGGTGGAAACCAgaggtcctggttctggtcctggtcccaGTTCCGGTCCCGGTCCAGCAGCCTCTTCACGGACAGCAGCAGTCCAGGTCTGGTTCTCCAGTCCCTGTCCACCGACGTCCACCAGAACCTGGCCCTGGAGGACTGGATCGACGCCAACGTGGACCTCCAGCACCGCAGCGTCCTGCTGCTGTGGAGGAACCGGCCGGCCGTGGTCATCGGACGGCACCAGAACCCATGGGCCGAGTGTGACCTGAGGGCCATGAGGAAGGCCGGCGTCGCTCTGGCGCGGCGTCGTAGCGGCGGAGGGACGGTTTTCCACGACCTCGGGAACCTGAACCTCACATTCTTCACCTCCAAGAAGTCCTACGACCGCAAGAGGAACTTGAAAGTGGTGACCGAGGCGCTGAGGAACCTCAGACCAGAACTGGATGTACGAGCCACCGAAAGACTCGACATCGTTCTGGACGGACGCTACAAGATCTCAG GCACAGCCTCCAGGCTCAGCAGACAGTCCTCCTACCATCACTGCACTCTGCTCCACTCAGCCGATcgctcctccctctctgccgtACTCCGCCCCTCCTGTCCCGGTATCCATAGCAACGCAACACCCAGCGTCCCGTCCCCCATCACCAACCTGACAGACCACGCCCCCTCTCTGCAGTGGGAGGAGCTACTGGAAGCAATGGCACAGCAGTACAACAAAG AGTTCTGCTCCGGTTCTCCGACGGTTCTTGTGGATCCGTCCGATGAGTCCGTGTTTCCGGGCGTCGGCCATCTGGAGGCGGAGCTTCGTGGGTGGAACTGGACTTTTGGAAAGACGCCAAAGTTCTTGGTGGAGACGTCTCTGCAGCTGAATGAGGTTCTGGGTTCCGTCGGGCTGCAGGTGAAGGACGGACGGATCTCCAGCTGCAGGATCCAGGTTCCACCGGGCTGGGTTCCACAGCAGCTGGTCGAAGAACTGGAGAACGTTCTGGTCGGAGAGAAGTTCTGTCCCAACGCAGCCGCCGCCGCCGTCACCGCTCTGCTGAGGTCAGAGAACCGACCTATCAGAGAGCTGTGTGCCACAGTGCTGCAGGTGATGGGCTga